One segment of Zymoseptoria tritici IPO323 chromosome 2, whole genome shotgun sequence DNA contains the following:
- the LKH1 gene encoding serine/threonine protein kinase (CMGC family, dual-specificity tyrosine regulated kinase), translating into MQASSSSRAPPAPVDLPKAQYDDHKRSRSSERGRKRRPKSPVDWVAFFGGKPPTEIIEIHDDDSPAPPATVQRLPPPTNNDMSRTQHVGKKRRVDGGSGEAAGYSTTNTPYSYANGQSTESLQAPTTASTSLGSQVSNDYRAELDTSLQTGQKRKRTTRTSDAAQKKQEIERAGPKGYLAEYGEYLPPVKLSKKQKDVAVPAIHDRHAPKEKIDDEDGHYIVHENSRLGEKYNLLNLLGQGTFGKVVRAIDIRSRKEVAVKIIRAVPKYRDASRIELRVLKTLREADEHNRNRCIQLRDCFDWRGHICIVTPLLGLSVFDFLKGGGFVPFPGSHIQAFARQLLGSIAFLHDLNLIHTDLKPENILLINHTYQTFTYNRNIPSSSTLTTRSAKFRRVLLSPQINLIDFGSATFDDEYHSSVVSTRHYRAPEIILGIGWSHPIDLWSLGCILVECWTGDALFQTHDCCEHLGMMEAVTGNAIDKSIIREVQKSSKRGDRNSAARFFKNGHLQYPMPDTPRQSRKFVRGMKRLEDIIPQTNNFNRLFLDLLRRIFVYDPKKRITAREALKHPWFDELVEDDGTEATRIRVERERLAEQAERGDRGRAR; encoded by the exons ATGCAagcttcatcgtcatcacGTGCGCCGCCTGCTCCTGTGGACCTGCCCAAGGCGCAGTACGATGATCAtaagagaagccgaagttCAGAACGAGGGCGAAAGCGTAGGCCGAAGTCACCTGTCGACTGGGTAGCGTTCTTCGGCGGAAAGCCGCCGACTGAGATAATTGAAAttcacgacgacgacagtcCGGCACCACCTGCGACTGTACaacgacttcctccaccCACGAACAACGATATGTCACGCACACAGCATGTCGgcaagaagagaagagtcgACGGAGGCAGTGGCGAAGCTGCAGGATACAGTACCACCAACACACCGTACTCGTACGCCAATGGACAATCCACAGAAAGCCTGCAAGCGCCCACCACGGCTTCAACGTCACTCGGCTCACAGGTCAGCAACGACTACAGGGCGGAGCTCGACACCTCCCTCCAGACTGGtcagaagaggaagcgcacGACAAGAACGTCTGATGCTGCACAAAAGAAGCAGGAAATTGAGCGCGCAGGCCCGAAGGGTTACCTTGCCGAGTATGGCGAGTATCTTCCTCCGGTGAAGTTgagcaagaagcagaaggatGTTGCGGTGCCGGCCATCCACGAT CGCCATGCGCCAAAGGAGAAGattgacgatgaggacggcCACTACATCGTTCATGAGAACAGTCGCCTCGGCGAGAAGTACAACCTCCTGAACCTGCTCGGGCAAGGCACATTTGGCAAGGTCGTTCGagccatcgacatccgcagTCGGAAGGAAGTGGCTGTCAAGATCATTCGCGCAGTGCCAAAG TACCGCGATGCTAGTCGCATTGAACTACGAGTACTCAAGACATTGCGCGAGGCCGATGAACACAACCGCAACCGCTGCATCCAGTTGCGCGACTGCTTTGATTGGCGAGGCCACATCTGCATCGTCACACCTCTTCTCGGCCTCTCGGTCTTCGACTTTCTGAAGGGTGGCGGCTTTGTCCCATTCCCAGGTTCACATATTCAAGCATTCGCCCGACAACTGCTTGGATCCATTGCGTTCCTGCACGACCTCAACCTCATCCACACTGACCTCAAACCGGaaaacatcctcctcatcaaccacACATATCAGACCTTCACATACAACCGCAACATCCCATCTTCAAGCACTTTGACGACACGATCAGCGAAGTTCAGGAGGGTGCTCCTTAGCCCACAGATAAATCTGATCGATTTCGGAAGCGCAACTTTCGACGACGAATACCATAGCTCCGTGGTCAGCACTCGACACTACCGCGCGCCGGAAATCATTCTGGGAATTG GATGGTCACATCCGATTGACTTGTGGTCACTTGGCTGTATTCTCGTTGAGTGCTGGACAGGTGACGCACTCTTCCAGACGCACGACTGCTGCGAGCATCTAGGCATGATGGAG GCCGTTACTGGAAACGCCATCGACAAGTCCATCATCCGAGAAGTCCAGAAATCGTCGAAACGCGGAGACCGAAACTCTGCAGCCCGGTTCTTCAAGAACGGACATCTGCAGTATCCAATGCCAGACACTCCTCGCCAGTCTAGAAAATTCGTGAGGGGCATGAAACGATTGGAGGACATCATCCCACAGACGAACAACTTCAACCGACTTTTCTTGGATCTGCTGCGCCGTATCTTCGTGTACGATCCTAAAAAGCGCATTACGGCCCGCGAAGCTCTCAAGCACCCATGGTTCGACGAGCTGGTTGAAGATGACGGAACCGAGGCGACACGCATTCGAGTGGAACGAGAGCGTCTTGCGGAGCAGGCGGAACGCGGCGACCGAGGACGTGCCCGGTAG